From the genome of Lawsonella clevelandensis, one region includes:
- a CDS encoding MauE/DoxX family redox-associated membrane protein translates to MRPWVNWVSLLARLALAAIWIVSGSLKASDMMETRVAVRAYQVLPDWAVPSVAFMLPALEILLGIFLLLGIKNQWMAIVSAVVFAVFIVMIVQAWARGLQIDCGCFGGGGYDASANHLTYLSEIARDLAFMVFAVWLACFPHTPLAVEPGSRAPLRRHP, encoded by the coding sequence GTGCGCCCCTGGGTCAACTGGGTATCACTCCTAGCTCGCCTAGCGCTGGCAGCCATTTGGATTGTGTCAGGCTCGCTTAAAGCCAGCGACATGATGGAGACCCGGGTAGCGGTCCGGGCCTACCAAGTGTTGCCGGACTGGGCAGTGCCAAGTGTCGCTTTCATGCTGCCAGCATTGGAGATCCTGCTCGGTATCTTCCTTCTTCTGGGTATCAAAAACCAGTGGATGGCGATAGTCTCTGCTGTTGTCTTTGCCGTGTTTATTGTGATGATCGTGCAGGCCTGGGCGCGAGGACTACAGATTGACTGTGGTTGCTTTGGCGGCGGCGGATACGACGCCTCTGCTAACCACCTCACGTACCTCTCAGAAATCGCCCGCGATCTCGCCTTTATGGTGTTCGCCGTGTGGCTGGCCTGCTTCCCCCACACCCCCCTGGCAGTGGAACCGGGAAGCCGTGCCCCCCTCCGTCGTCATCCCTAA
- a CDS encoding DsbA family protein codes for MEKKKDKRRRTSTPSKYVPSNKKSYGWLWGLLVVIVVAAIVAVGIYMGVKSNQDSQNGSDVAIKDSSVKVTENYIEFRSNNAKKDAKILEMFEDPRCPGCSELEKMHGAELADAIHSNQVVLRLHLMDFLNSQGTTQYSTRANAALLTVALTGDAESAFRFHSILWHTAPPEGAGVPEPTNAELAEKAEMAGAKGEVISKIKSGDVDTMRAATMGRANLKALNDRMDGQGGTPAAFLNGKHIDTSRPDWVTSLYSAEKK; via the coding sequence GTGGAAAAGAAAAAAGATAAGCGTCGCCGCACCTCTACTCCGTCTAAGTACGTGCCTTCCAATAAGAAGAGCTACGGCTGGCTGTGGGGCTTGCTGGTTGTCATCGTCGTAGCGGCCATTGTCGCTGTGGGTATCTACATGGGTGTGAAGAGCAACCAAGACAGTCAAAATGGCTCCGATGTTGCTATTAAAGACTCTTCTGTGAAGGTCACCGAGAACTACATCGAGTTCCGCTCCAACAACGCAAAAAAGGATGCGAAGATTCTTGAAATGTTCGAGGATCCTCGTTGCCCCGGCTGTTCTGAGCTGGAAAAGATGCATGGCGCCGAACTCGCCGACGCCATCCACTCCAACCAGGTAGTGCTCCGACTCCACCTGATGGACTTCCTCAACTCGCAGGGCACCACACAGTACTCCACCCGTGCTAACGCAGCTCTCCTTACAGTAGCCCTCACTGGAGATGCCGAAAGTGCATTCCGTTTCCACTCCATCCTCTGGCACACTGCCCCTCCGGAGGGTGCTGGTGTACCAGAACCGACCAACGCCGAATTGGCCGAGAAAGCCGAGATGGCAGGTGCCAAAGGCGAGGTCATCTCCAAGATTAAGTCTGGAGACGTCGACACCATGCGTGCCGCCACTATGGGTCGCGCTAATCTGAAGGCTCTCAACGACCGTATGGACGGCCAGGGTGGTACCCCGGCCGCTTTCCTCAACGGTAAGCACATCGACACCAGCCGCCCCGACTGGGTCACCTCGCTCTACTCCGCGGAGAAGAAGTAA
- the nadE gene encoding ammonia-dependent NAD(+) synthetase, with protein MTTLRDRIIAELHVKPTIDPTEEIRTRIDFLKNYARATGSHGYVLGISGGQDSTLAGRLGQLAAEELRAEGYHAEFIAMRLPYGVQADEDDAQRALHFIQPDTSLVVNIKEATDAAVAAACTALDGEEISDFVRGNVKARQRMVAQYTVAGQRRYLVIGTDHAAEAVTGFFTKFGDGGADLTPLSGLTKRQGAALLQQLGAPASTWEKIPTADLEDDRPALPDETALGVTYRDIDDYLEGVADAPSAEACDTIEAHFTRSQHKRTVPVAPYDTWWRS; from the coding sequence ATGACTACTCTTCGCGATCGCATCATCGCAGAACTACACGTGAAGCCCACCATCGACCCCACTGAAGAGATCCGCACTCGCATCGATTTTCTCAAAAACTATGCACGCGCCACCGGCTCCCACGGGTACGTCCTCGGCATCAGTGGCGGCCAAGACTCCACCCTGGCGGGGCGACTAGGGCAGCTTGCTGCTGAAGAACTGCGTGCCGAAGGTTACCACGCTGAGTTCATTGCCATGCGTCTCCCCTACGGTGTGCAAGCCGATGAAGACGATGCCCAGCGCGCCTTGCATTTCATCCAGCCCGACACATCTCTGGTGGTCAACATCAAGGAAGCAACCGACGCAGCTGTCGCGGCAGCATGCACTGCACTAGATGGAGAAGAGATCAGCGACTTCGTACGTGGGAATGTGAAGGCCCGACAGCGCATGGTTGCGCAATACACGGTCGCCGGACAACGACGGTACCTGGTTATCGGCACCGACCATGCGGCCGAAGCCGTCACCGGGTTCTTCACGAAATTCGGTGACGGCGGCGCCGACCTCACTCCCCTCAGCGGACTAACTAAACGCCAAGGCGCCGCCCTCCTACAACAGCTCGGCGCCCCCGCCTCCACCTGGGAGAAAATCCCCACAGCAGACCTGGAAGACGACCGCCCGGCACTCCCCGATGAAACAGCTCTAGGCGTCACGTACCGGGACATTGACGACTACCTAGAAGGAGTCGCAGACGCACCAAGTGCGGAAGCCTGCGACACAATCGAAGCGCACTTCACACGATCCCAACACAAACGCACCGTCCCAGTGGCACCCTACGACACCTGGTGGCGGAGTTAG
- a CDS encoding sugar porter family MFS transporter, with the protein MTATTDQTAPKRASVQHRTSSIGLVSTIAALGGILFGYDTGVMSGALLFIKPTFDMSATQEGLITSILMVGAAVGALSGGRLADAIGRRWAVFWAGILFIVASLACAFSGGASAAVATVSLSISRFILGVAVGGASIIVPMYISEIAPRGVRGRLATLNSLMIVVGQLIAYGVNSALAPSENWRLMLGLGVVPAIVLAIGTYLLPDSPVYYLLHNMVDDAAAVLRHLRRGDDLEHVDEELAALAQAVAAKKDKKSEWSALGTPWIKMVMGIAIMVAMIQQVTGVNAIVYYAPTMLKNVGWTSQNAVFGSILIGVVSVVSCWIGLSIVDKVGRRPLLLGGLAGTAVSLLALTLVYWLAPTDELWASGLMLGLMGLFMVFQQSAVSVATWLLVSELIPSAVRGIGMGIAGLALWLMNFVVAMCFPPLLESIGGAWTFLVFAVLCVLAFSFVFKMIPETKNRSLPEIEEGFRLRCAAQSEPADG; encoded by the coding sequence ATGACCGCAACCACTGATCAGACCGCGCCTAAGCGCGCGAGTGTCCAGCATCGCACTTCTAGCATCGGGCTGGTATCGACTATTGCCGCACTGGGCGGCATTCTTTTTGGCTATGACACCGGCGTGATGTCGGGCGCTCTGCTCTTTATTAAACCCACGTTTGACATGTCTGCTACTCAAGAAGGGCTCATCACCTCCATCTTGATGGTGGGCGCTGCAGTGGGTGCCCTCTCGGGTGGTCGGCTCGCGGATGCTATTGGCCGCCGCTGGGCAGTGTTCTGGGCGGGCATTCTCTTTATTGTGGCGTCGCTTGCCTGTGCGTTCTCAGGTGGAGCTTCAGCTGCTGTGGCAACGGTGTCTCTGTCGATCTCACGCTTCATTCTGGGTGTGGCAGTTGGTGGTGCGTCCATCATCGTCCCGATGTACATTTCTGAGATTGCTCCGCGCGGTGTGCGTGGCCGTTTGGCAACACTGAACTCTCTCATGATCGTGGTGGGGCAGCTTATCGCGTATGGCGTGAACTCGGCGTTGGCACCGTCGGAAAATTGGCGTCTGATGCTGGGGCTGGGAGTTGTGCCGGCCATTGTGTTGGCCATTGGAACATACCTCCTTCCGGACTCTCCTGTGTATTACCTGCTGCATAACATGGTTGACGATGCGGCTGCAGTGCTACGTCACCTGCGGCGTGGGGACGATCTTGAGCATGTTGATGAAGAGCTGGCGGCTTTAGCTCAGGCGGTTGCCGCGAAGAAGGATAAGAAGTCCGAGTGGTCTGCCTTGGGTACTCCGTGGATCAAGATGGTGATGGGTATCGCCATTATGGTCGCGATGATTCAGCAGGTGACGGGTGTGAATGCTATTGTCTACTACGCTCCGACGATGTTGAAGAATGTGGGTTGGACAAGCCAGAATGCGGTGTTCGGGTCCATTCTTATTGGTGTCGTGTCGGTGGTGTCGTGCTGGATTGGTTTGTCGATCGTTGACAAGGTTGGGCGTCGTCCGCTGCTGTTGGGTGGACTTGCTGGTACGGCGGTGTCGTTGCTGGCGTTGACGCTGGTGTATTGGCTGGCGCCGACTGATGAACTGTGGGCGTCCGGCTTGATGCTGGGGCTGATGGGTCTCTTCATGGTGTTCCAGCAGTCTGCGGTATCGGTGGCGACGTGGCTGTTGGTGTCTGAGCTTATCCCGTCGGCGGTGCGTGGCATTGGTATGGGTATCGCTGGTCTGGCGCTGTGGCTGATGAACTTTGTGGTGGCCATGTGTTTCCCGCCGCTTCTGGAGAGCATTGGTGGCGCCTGGACGTTCCTGGTGTTTGCAGTGCTCTGTGTGTTGGCCTTCAGTTTTGTGTTCAAGATGATTCCGGAGACGAAGAATCGGTCGTTGCCGGAGATCGAGGAAGGGTTCCGCCTGCGTTGTGCTGCGCAGAGTGAACCGGCTGACGGGTAG
- the ykgO gene encoding type B 50S ribosomal protein L36 has protein sequence MKVRNSLRSLKNKPGAQVVRRRGKLYVINKKDPRFKGRQG, from the coding sequence ATGAAGGTCCGTAATTCCCTCCGGTCGCTGAAGAACAAGCCGGGCGCTCAGGTTGTGCGTCGCCGCGGCAAGCTTTATGTCATCAATAAGAAGGATCCCCGGTTCAAAGGCCGTCAGGGCTAA
- the nrdH gene encoding glutaredoxin-like protein NrdH → MSVTVYTKPACMQCKATQKALNNAGIEFELVDISLDDEAREYVLALGYLQAPVVVTEETHWSGFRPDLINKYAVQAA, encoded by the coding sequence GTGAGCGTCACCGTCTACACCAAGCCCGCTTGTATGCAGTGCAAGGCCACCCAAAAGGCCCTCAATAACGCCGGTATCGAATTCGAACTGGTGGACATTTCCCTCGACGATGAAGCCCGTGAATACGTCCTGGCCCTCGGTTACCTGCAGGCACCAGTCGTCGTCACCGAAGAAACCCACTGGAGCGGCTTCCGCCCGGACCTCATCAACAAGTACGCCGTACAGGCTGCCTAA
- the nrdE gene encoding class 1b ribonucleoside-diphosphate reductase subunit alpha, with protein MGEKKILTDEHGQPLDYHSLNAMLNIYDENGQIRFESDQEAARQFFLQHVNQNTVFFHTLKEKLEFLLENDYYEEDVINRYSFDFIKSLFQQAYAHRFRFKTFLGAYKYYTSYTLKTFDGSRYLERYEDRVCMVALALAEGNEQMARDLVEEIITGRLQPATPTFLNEGKKQRGEPVSCFLLRIEDNMESIGRAINSSLQLSKRGGGVALLLTNLREQGAPIKRIENQSSGVIPVMKLLEDAFSYANQLGARQGAGAVYLHAHHPDIMRFLDTKRENADEKIRIKSLSLGVVIPDITFELARKNEDMYLFSPYDVERVYGKAFSDINVTEKYREMVDDQRIKKYKINARKFFQTLATIQFESGYPYIVYEDTANRANPIEGKITMSNLCSEILQVSTPSTYNDDLSYSHIGRDISCNLGSMNVAMAMDSPDFGKSVETAIRALTAVSDQTNIQSVPSIARANSEGHAIGLGQMNLHGYLARECVHYGSEEALDFTNIYFCSVLYYALKASHQLAVERNSRFLNFEKSKYATGEFFDKYIEKEWAPVTDKAKELFAKSSIQIPTQEDWKKLREDIMQDGIYNQNLQAIPPTGSISYINNSTSSIHPIVSKIEIRKEGKIGRVYYPAPFMTNDNLEYYTDAYELGYKPIVDTYAMATQHVDQGLSLTLFFPDTATTRDINKAQIYAYSKGIKSLYYIRLRQMALEGTEVEGCVSCML; from the coding sequence ATGGGCGAAAAGAAGATCCTGACCGATGAACATGGACAGCCCCTTGATTACCACTCGCTGAACGCGATGCTGAATATCTATGACGAGAACGGACAGATTCGCTTCGAGTCCGACCAGGAAGCAGCCCGCCAATTCTTCCTCCAGCACGTCAACCAGAACACTGTCTTCTTCCACACTCTCAAGGAGAAGCTCGAATTCCTCCTGGAAAACGACTACTACGAAGAAGACGTGATCAATCGATACTCCTTCGACTTCATCAAGAGCCTTTTCCAACAGGCCTACGCCCATCGCTTCCGCTTCAAGACATTCCTGGGTGCCTACAAGTACTACACCAGCTACACGCTGAAAACCTTTGACGGCAGCCGCTACCTAGAACGCTACGAAGACCGCGTATGCATGGTGGCCCTTGCACTCGCTGAAGGCAACGAGCAGATGGCTCGCGACCTCGTCGAAGAAATCATCACTGGCCGCCTGCAGCCCGCCACTCCCACCTTCCTCAACGAAGGCAAGAAGCAACGTGGTGAACCCGTCTCCTGCTTCTTGTTGCGCATTGAAGACAACATGGAGTCCATCGGACGCGCCATTAACTCCTCCCTGCAGCTCTCCAAGCGTGGCGGCGGCGTCGCCCTCCTCCTCACCAACCTGCGTGAACAAGGCGCCCCCATCAAGCGCATCGAAAACCAGTCCTCCGGCGTCATTCCCGTCATGAAACTGCTGGAAGACGCCTTCTCCTACGCCAACCAGTTGGGTGCTCGTCAAGGTGCCGGTGCTGTCTACCTACACGCGCACCACCCCGACATCATGCGGTTCCTCGACACCAAACGCGAAAACGCCGACGAGAAGATCCGCATCAAGTCCCTCTCACTCGGTGTCGTCATTCCTGACATCACCTTCGAGCTTGCCCGCAAGAACGAGGACATGTACCTCTTCAGTCCGTACGACGTCGAACGTGTCTACGGTAAGGCCTTCTCCGACATCAATGTCACTGAGAAGTACCGCGAAATGGTCGACGACCAGCGAATCAAGAAATACAAGATCAACGCCCGCAAGTTCTTCCAGACCCTCGCCACCATCCAGTTCGAGTCCGGTTACCCCTACATCGTCTACGAAGACACCGCCAACCGCGCGAACCCCATCGAGGGGAAAATCACTATGTCGAACCTCTGCTCCGAGATTCTGCAGGTGTCCACCCCCTCCACCTACAACGACGACCTCAGCTACTCACACATCGGTCGCGACATCAGCTGTAACCTCGGCTCCATGAACGTCGCTATGGCCATGGATTCCCCCGACTTCGGTAAATCCGTGGAAACCGCTATCCGCGCCCTCACCGCCGTCTCCGACCAGACCAACATCCAGTCGGTACCATCCATCGCTCGAGCTAACTCCGAAGGCCACGCCATCGGCCTCGGCCAGATGAATCTTCACGGCTACCTCGCCCGCGAATGCGTCCACTATGGCTCCGAAGAAGCCCTCGACTTCACCAACATCTACTTCTGCAGTGTCCTCTACTACGCCCTCAAGGCCTCACATCAGCTGGCGGTAGAACGTAACAGCCGCTTCCTCAACTTCGAGAAGTCCAAGTACGCCACCGGCGAGTTCTTCGACAAATACATCGAGAAGGAATGGGCCCCCGTCACCGACAAAGCCAAAGAACTCTTCGCGAAGTCCAGCATCCAGATTCCTACTCAGGAGGACTGGAAGAAACTCCGCGAGGACATCATGCAGGACGGTATCTACAACCAGAACCTACAGGCAATCCCGCCCACTGGCTCCATCTCTTACATCAACAACTCCACTTCCTCGATCCACCCGATCGTCTCCAAGATTGAAATTCGCAAGGAAGGCAAGATCGGCCGCGTCTACTACCCGGCCCCGTTCATGACAAACGACAACCTGGAGTACTACACCGACGCCTACGAACTGGGATACAAGCCCATCGTCGACACCTACGCGATGGCCACCCAGCATGTGGATCAGGGTCTGTCTCTCACCCTCTTCTTCCCCGATACCGCCACCACCCGCGATATTAACAAGGCCCAGATCTACGCATACTCCAAGGGTATTAAGTCTCTCTACTACATCCGCCTCCGCCAGATGGCGCTGGAAGGAACAGAAGTTGAAGGCTGCGTGTCCTGCATGCTCTAA
- the serB gene encoding phosphoserine phosphatase SerB: MKKADTVLVTVTGRDKPGITSALMGILGQHDAVLLDVQQVVIRGRLILTALIERLPHCGALVTDIENGMTALGMDVDIEIGSDPVGSAANATHTILILGRPVTAEAFSRIAGTLAELGVNIATINGIADYPVTGISLQIVARSASGERISGIRVALAKLSTELGVDISFEPNAHARRAQRLIVFDVDSTLIQGEVIEMLAAHAGKEAEVKEITDRAMRGEIDFAESLRERVATLEGLPASIIDEVSQSIVLTPGARTTIRTLKHLGFKCGVVSGGFNQVIAPLAKSLDLDFMRANQLDIKDGILTGKVNGAIVDRAGKAEALKEFAAQERIPLSQTVAVGDGANDIDMLKTAGMGIAFNAKPALRTVADNSVNFPYLDEVLFMLGITRSQVVAVNGDIRRD; the protein is encoded by the coding sequence ATGAAGAAAGCGGATACTGTTCTCGTCACCGTCACCGGACGGGATAAGCCCGGCATTACGTCCGCCCTAATGGGCATCCTCGGCCAACACGACGCCGTTCTCCTCGATGTCCAGCAGGTGGTCATCCGTGGCCGCCTCATCCTCACCGCGCTCATCGAGCGTCTCCCGCACTGTGGGGCACTCGTCACCGATATTGAAAACGGGATGACAGCATTGGGCATGGACGTGGACATTGAAATCGGCTCCGACCCGGTCGGTTCCGCCGCCAACGCCACCCATACCATTCTCATCCTGGGCCGTCCCGTCACTGCAGAAGCCTTCTCCCGAATCGCAGGAACGCTCGCTGAACTGGGCGTCAACATTGCCACGATTAACGGCATCGCAGACTATCCGGTCACCGGCATTTCGTTGCAGATTGTGGCCCGCAGTGCCTCCGGCGAGCGTATCTCTGGTATTCGCGTTGCCCTTGCCAAACTGTCCACTGAACTGGGCGTCGATATTTCCTTCGAACCGAATGCCCACGCCCGCCGTGCCCAGCGCCTCATCGTCTTTGACGTTGATTCCACTCTCATCCAGGGTGAAGTCATTGAAATGCTGGCCGCACACGCCGGTAAGGAAGCCGAAGTGAAGGAGATTACCGACCGCGCTATGCGCGGCGAGATTGACTTTGCAGAGTCCCTTCGTGAACGCGTTGCCACCCTAGAAGGGCTTCCCGCCAGCATTATCGACGAGGTCTCCCAGTCCATCGTGCTGACCCCTGGGGCGCGCACCACTATTCGCACCCTAAAGCACCTCGGCTTCAAGTGCGGTGTTGTGTCCGGTGGTTTTAACCAGGTTATTGCCCCCTTGGCGAAGAGCCTGGACCTGGACTTCATGCGCGCCAACCAACTCGACATTAAGGATGGGATCCTTACCGGCAAGGTCAACGGGGCTATCGTCGACCGTGCCGGAAAAGCCGAAGCGCTCAAAGAATTCGCTGCGCAAGAGCGCATCCCCCTTTCGCAAACCGTGGCAGTGGGAGACGGCGCCAACGACATCGACATGTTGAAGACCGCCGGCATGGGTATAGCGTTCAACGCCAAGCCCGCGTTGCGCACAGTGGCCGACAACTCCGTCAACTTCCCCTATCTAGATGAGGTTCTCTTCATGTTGGGCATCACCCGCTCCCAGGTGGTAGCAGTGAACGGCGACATCCGCCGCGATTAA
- a CDS encoding oleate hydratase — protein sequence MYYSNGNYEAFAHPRKPEGIDEKSAYIVGAGLAGLSAAAFLVRDAQMDGSRITILESMSLPGGACDGIKDPTKGFIIRGGREMENHFECLWDLFRSIPSVETEGVSVLDEYYWLNKDDPNYSLCRATVQQGLDAQTNGKFALSDKASRSIMKLFLSKEEQLDHKKITDVLDPEFFESNFWLYWRTMFAFEPWHSAIEMRRYLQRFIHHIGGLPDFTALKFTKFNQFESLIKPLVEYLRAAGVNFQFDTTVSNVKFDIRGEKKTAVQIVGTHNGNPMTIDLTKNDLVFITNGSCTEGSANGDHNTPAAFNTEPVGCWEMWRNIAKQHDSFGNPERYCTQTDLTNWESATLTTLDGKIRPYIEKITKRDALSGRVVTGGIVTVKDSNWLMSWTINRQPHFKAQTDDQIVVWIYSLFTDRPGDYIKKPMRDCTGEEITAEWLYHIGVPQEEIPEMAAHSAHCIPVMMPFITAFFMPRENSDRPKVVPDGSQNFAFIGQFAEIPRDTIFTTEYSVRSGMESVYTLCGVDRGVPEVFGSVYDVRTLMASTVKMMDGKTPLQKIPGFLRRPLVTFLDKTVIGEVMRRYSFLPE from the coding sequence TTGTATTACAGCAACGGCAACTACGAAGCGTTTGCGCATCCCCGTAAACCCGAAGGCATTGATGAGAAGAGTGCCTACATTGTTGGCGCTGGCCTCGCCGGCCTGTCTGCCGCAGCATTCCTGGTTCGTGACGCCCAGATGGATGGATCCCGCATCACTATTCTGGAATCCATGTCACTTCCCGGCGGAGCCTGTGACGGCATCAAAGACCCCACCAAAGGGTTCATCATTCGCGGTGGACGCGAAATGGAAAACCACTTTGAGTGTCTCTGGGATCTCTTCCGCTCTATCCCCTCAGTAGAAACCGAGGGTGTCTCTGTCTTGGACGAGTACTACTGGCTCAACAAAGACGACCCCAACTACTCGCTCTGCCGCGCCACCGTCCAGCAAGGTCTGGACGCCCAGACCAACGGAAAGTTTGCGCTCTCCGACAAGGCCTCCCGCAGCATCATGAAGCTCTTCCTCTCCAAAGAGGAGCAGCTTGACCACAAGAAGATCACGGACGTTCTCGACCCAGAATTCTTCGAATCGAACTTCTGGCTCTACTGGCGCACAATGTTCGCTTTCGAACCCTGGCACTCCGCCATTGAAATGCGCCGTTACCTACAGCGTTTCATTCACCATATTGGTGGTCTCCCGGACTTCACGGCGCTGAAATTCACTAAGTTCAACCAGTTCGAGTCTCTCATCAAGCCGCTGGTGGAATACCTCCGTGCGGCTGGAGTGAACTTCCAGTTCGACACCACCGTCAGCAATGTGAAATTCGACATCCGCGGTGAGAAGAAGACGGCTGTGCAGATCGTCGGTACTCACAACGGGAATCCCATGACGATCGACCTCACCAAGAATGACCTCGTCTTCATCACCAATGGTTCCTGCACCGAGGGATCCGCCAACGGCGACCATAACACCCCCGCGGCCTTCAATACCGAGCCCGTGGGATGCTGGGAAATGTGGCGCAACATCGCTAAACAGCACGATTCTTTCGGCAACCCAGAGAGGTACTGCACCCAAACCGACCTCACCAACTGGGAATCTGCAACCCTCACTACCCTGGACGGCAAGATTCGCCCCTATATCGAGAAGATTACGAAGCGCGACGCGCTCTCCGGACGTGTTGTTACCGGCGGTATTGTCACTGTGAAGGACTCTAACTGGCTGATGTCCTGGACCATCAACCGCCAGCCGCACTTCAAGGCACAGACCGACGACCAGATTGTGGTGTGGATCTATAGCCTCTTTACCGATCGCCCGGGCGACTACATCAAGAAGCCGATGCGCGACTGCACTGGCGAGGAGATCACCGCCGAGTGGCTTTACCACATTGGGGTGCCGCAAGAGGAGATCCCCGAGATGGCAGCTCACTCTGCCCACTGTATCCCGGTTATGATGCCCTTTATTACTGCTTTCTTTATGCCACGCGAAAACAGCGACCGGCCCAAGGTAGTCCCGGACGGCTCCCAGAACTTCGCCTTCATCGGCCAGTTCGCCGAGATCCCCCGCGACACCATCTTCACCACCGAGTACTCTGTCCGCTCCGGTATGGAGTCCGTCTACACCCTCTGTGGCGTAGACCGTGGTGTTCCTGAAGTGTTCGGCTCCGTCTATGACGTCCGTACCCTCATGGCGTCCACCGTCAAGATGATGGATGGTAAAACCCCACTCCAGAAGATCCCCGGGTTCCTCCGTCGTCCGCTGGTGACGTTCCTGGACAAGACAGTTATTGGCGAGGTTATGCGACGCTATAGCTTCCTGCCGGAGTAA
- a CDS encoding MptD family putative ECF transporter S component, with amino-acid sequence MAEKLRTKDLLNLGIFGTIYMVVMAILGVAGAAAPGLVFGTMVVAAFVNGTVFMLYLTRVDRFGMVVMLALIMSLIMIAIGRSWTTVLTALVFGLLTELILALTKYRNTVANIFAYALFTLWFIGPLLPIIWFTDDYFQSVAQGNGANYAHEMMNFFTVPVIVAFGVTIFVVGALGAWLGAILIKRHFAKAGMAAGATSQEAVVDAQDTLEETPQGSVVDPTQQA; translated from the coding sequence ATGGCGGAGAAACTACGCACCAAGGACCTGCTGAACCTCGGTATTTTTGGCACCATCTACATGGTGGTGATGGCCATTCTCGGCGTAGCAGGAGCTGCTGCGCCGGGCTTGGTGTTCGGCACGATGGTGGTAGCCGCTTTCGTGAACGGTACTGTTTTTATGCTGTACCTCACCCGGGTGGATCGCTTCGGAATGGTGGTTATGCTGGCTCTCATCATGTCCCTCATCATGATTGCCATCGGTCGTTCCTGGACTACAGTGTTGACGGCGCTCGTTTTTGGTCTTCTTACAGAGCTCATTCTGGCGCTGACGAAGTATCGGAATACGGTCGCCAATATTTTCGCCTATGCGCTGTTTACTCTCTGGTTTATTGGTCCTCTCCTTCCCATCATTTGGTTCACTGATGACTACTTCCAGTCTGTTGCCCAAGGGAACGGTGCCAACTACGCCCACGAGATGATGAACTTCTTTACCGTGCCGGTGATTGTAGCTTTCGGCGTCACTATCTTTGTGGTTGGTGCACTGGGTGCCTGGCTGGGGGCTATTCTCATCAAACGTCACTTTGCCAAGGCTGGAATGGCAGCGGGAGCAACTTCGCAGGAGGCTGTTGTCGACGCACAGGACACTCTGGAAGAGACTCCGCAGGGCTCCGTAGTGGACCCCACGCAGCAGGCTTAA
- a CDS encoding energy-coupling factor transporter transmembrane component T, with the protein MSAVAENQQVPSLADLSVGRQRRFFSLDPRTTMLNLLVINVVVLSISDLSVTYLGFLFTVIMLMTIRCWKILGGYITFFAVCQFLHLVVQPAFPNKVVTILITFAFFLSKYVVVFGTGLYFVRTTTAAEFVAAMKKMRISDVLVVPIAVMFRFFPAVYEEFWAVVNAMKLRQLFKNGWEALLHPIKTTEYVVVPLLTSVINIGEDLSASAMVRGLGAPGRKTSIVPLGFQVWDGVVVVASIAFLIFAILTKVQVI; encoded by the coding sequence ATGAGCGCAGTCGCGGAGAACCAGCAAGTCCCATCTCTTGCGGATTTGTCCGTCGGCCGCCAGCGTCGCTTCTTCTCACTGGACCCGCGCACCACCATGCTCAACCTTCTGGTGATCAATGTGGTGGTGCTGTCGATCTCCGACCTCTCCGTCACCTACCTAGGTTTCCTCTTCACCGTCATTATGCTGATGACGATACGTTGTTGGAAGATTCTCGGCGGATACATCACCTTCTTTGCTGTCTGCCAGTTCCTGCACCTTGTGGTGCAGCCAGCATTCCCCAACAAGGTAGTGACGATCCTTATCACCTTCGCTTTCTTCCTCTCGAAATACGTCGTGGTCTTTGGAACAGGTCTCTATTTTGTCCGAACCACTACTGCCGCAGAATTCGTTGCAGCAATGAAGAAAATGCGCATTTCTGACGTTTTAGTGGTGCCCATTGCCGTCATGTTCCGCTTCTTCCCGGCGGTTTATGAGGAGTTTTGGGCAGTCGTCAACGCGATGAAATTACGGCAGCTCTTTAAGAACGGGTGGGAAGCACTCCTGCACCCCATTAAAACTACTGAATACGTAGTGGTCCCCCTGCTCACGTCCGTCATTAACATTGGCGAAGACCTCTCCGCATCTGCGATGGTGCGCGGGTTGGGTGCACCGGGGCGTAAGACCTCCATCGTCCCCCTCGGTTTCCAGGTGTGGGATGGGGTGGTTGTTGTTGCCAGTATCGCCTTCCTGATCTTCGCCATTCTCACGAAAGTTCAGGTGATCTAA